The proteins below come from a single Ptychodera flava strain L36383 chromosome 6, AS_Pfla_20210202, whole genome shotgun sequence genomic window:
- the LOC139135780 gene encoding pre-rRNA-processing protein TSR2 homolog has translation MATAMSESTFYIGVKNVLESWTVLQLAVQHGFGGQHSQEKARWLVGAVEEWFRENSNIEPYELEDFLAVILDNEFDTIADDGSLPQVSQLICNYFKLCQEGRENEVLAKIKQSPKSHLSACQQIQNDKDEEMEESKEDVNHENTVARLDGMDLNSQMEGEDNLSNPGKTDAMDVNGDEEDGWTVVKNSKKKS, from the exons ATGGCGACTGCCATGAGTGAATCTACTTTTTACATTGGAGTGAAAAACGTGCTCGAAAGTTGGACAGTGCTCCAG TTAGCTGTGCAACATGGTTTTGGTGGCCAACACAGTCAAGAGAAAGCAAGGTGGCTTGTTGGTGCTGTAGAAGAGTGGTTCAGAGAAAACA GTAATATAGAACCATATGAGTTAGAAGACTTTCTAGCAGTAATTTTAGACAACGAATTTGATACAATAGCAGATGATGGTAGTTTACCTCAA GTCTCTCAACTGATTTGCAATTACTTTAAGCTCTGCCAAGAGGGACGAGAAAATGAAGTTCTAGCAAAAATAAAACAGAGTCCAAAATCCCACTTAtcagcttgtcaacaaattcaaaatgataaaGATGAG GAGATGGAAGAATCAAAGGAAGATGTAAACCATGAGAATACTGTTGCAAGATTGGACGGAATGGATCTGAATTCCCAGATGGAAGGAGAGGATAATCTATCCAATCCAG GAAAAACAGATGCTATGGATGTTAACGGGGATGAGGAAGATGGCTGGACTGTCGTTAAAAATTCCAAAAAGAAGAGCTAA